CGAATGTGCCGGACGAATACGGCCGCTTCGGAAAGTTCGGCGGCCGTTATGTGCCGGAAACGTTAATGAACGCGCTCATCGAGCTGGAGGAAGCTTTTAACACATATACCAAGGAAGAAAGCTTTATTCAAGAGGTCAACTACTTGCTTCACCGCTATTCGGGCAGACCGACCTCGCTCTATTACGCGCAGCGGCTCAGTGAACATTTGGGCGGCGCGAAAATATACCTGAAGCGGGAAGATTTGAACCATACGGGCGCGCATAAAATCAACAATGCGATCGCACAGGGAGTACTCGCCAAACGGATGGGCAAAAAGAAAATCATCGCGGAAACCGGCGCTGGCCAGCACGGAGTAGCTACCGCAACCGTAGCCGCGCTGCTCGGGTTCGAGTGCAAGGTGTTCATGGGCGAAGAGGACATGAAGCGCCAGCAGCTCAACGTGTTCCGCATGAACCTGCTCGGCACGGAAGTCGTTCCGGTTACATCGGGCACCCGAACGTTAAAGGATGCCTGCAACGAAACGCTGCGTTACTGGGTCAGCCACGTTGACGATACGTATTACATTCTCGGATCGGCGACAGGCCCTCATCCGTATCCGCAAATGGTGCGCGATTTCCAGCGAATCATCGGGGACGAAGCGCGCAAGCAAATTCTCGAGCAGGAGGGCCGTTTGCCGGATGCGGTCGTGGCGGCGGTCGGCGGCGGCAGCAATGCGATGGGTATCTTTTATCCGTTTGTCGGCGATGCCGGCGTTCGGTTGATCGGTGCGGAAGCGGCCGGCAAAGGGATCGATACGAAGGAGCATGCGGCAACGATGACCTTGGGAAGCCCCGGCGTATTCCAAGGCTCGATGAGCTATTTGCTGCAGGACGAATACGGCCAGGTACAGGAGGCTCATTCGATCTCGGCAGGACTCGATTATCCGGGCATCGGACCGGAGCACGCCTATTTGAAAGATACGGGCAGGGCGGAGTACCATCCGATCACGGATAAAGAAGCGCTTGACGCACTGCAGCTGCTCAGCCGCACCGAGGGCATCATCCCGGCGCTAGAGAGCGCGCATGCGATCGCACAAACCGCCAAACTGGCGCCTTCGATGGGGAAAGACCAGATCATCATCGTCAGCTTGTCCGGTCGCGGCGACAAAGACGTGGAAGCGATCATGAAGTACGTGAATCCTTCCGAAGCTAGTTTTGCTACGCAAAACTTTAAGGGGGTGACAGGACATGACGCTCACTAATCAAAACCGGATTGACCGAAAATTTGCCGAGCTGAAGGCGCTCGGCGAGCCGGCCTTCATTCCTTTTATTACGATAGGCGATCCGGATCTTCGCACATCCGTCGACATTATTAAAACGTTGGAGCAGGCCGGAGCGGCGATCGTCGAGCTCGGAGTGCCGTATTCCGATCCGCTTGCGGATGGCCCGGTCATTCAAAGATCGTCGATGCGCGCGCTCGGCAAGCACCAAATCAGCGTGCGCGACTGCATCGAGGCGGCTAAATTGGCGCGGAGCGAAGGCTGCCAGCTGCCGTTTATTTTGTTCACTTACTACAATCCCGTACTGCAGTTCGGATTGGAGAAATTGTTCCAAACGCTGGCCGACAGCGACATCAGCGGGATTATCGTTCCCGATCTGCCGATGGAGGAAGATGAGGAGGTCCGCACGGTTGCCGAGCGTTTCGGCATTCATATCATTCCGCTGGTTGCCCCGACCTCCAACGCAAGAATCCATAAAATCGTCTCCCGCGCTTCGGGATTCGTTTACTGCGTGTCCTCGCTCGGCGTTACCGGGGCCAGAACGTCGTTCCACAGCGGCATCGACGAATTTATCACCACGGTGCGCAAATCGACCGATTTGCCTGTGGCGGTTGGCTTCGGCGTTTCGACGAACGAGCAGTTCGCGCGTTTTTCCAAAACGTGCGACGGTATCGTTGTCGGCAGTGCGCTCGTCCGGCAAATCGAAGAGGCGCTTCCGCTTCTTGAATCGGAAGCGACATATCGGCAAGGGCTATTGCAAATTTCGAATTTTGTGAGAGAATTAATAGGAAAATAACGTGAGGCTTTAAGATAATGTTGTGAAAAAAGACGGTTGCGGACATTTTCAACAACCGGCTTTTTT
The window above is part of the Paenibacillus hamazuiensis genome. Proteins encoded here:
- the trpB gene encoding tryptophan synthase subunit beta, translating into MFNANVPDEYGRFGKFGGRYVPETLMNALIELEEAFNTYTKEESFIQEVNYLLHRYSGRPTSLYYAQRLSEHLGGAKIYLKREDLNHTGAHKINNAIAQGVLAKRMGKKKIIAETGAGQHGVATATVAALLGFECKVFMGEEDMKRQQLNVFRMNLLGTEVVPVTSGTRTLKDACNETLRYWVSHVDDTYYILGSATGPHPYPQMVRDFQRIIGDEARKQILEQEGRLPDAVVAAVGGGSNAMGIFYPFVGDAGVRLIGAEAAGKGIDTKEHAATMTLGSPGVFQGSMSYLLQDEYGQVQEAHSISAGLDYPGIGPEHAYLKDTGRAEYHPITDKEALDALQLLSRTEGIIPALESAHAIAQTAKLAPSMGKDQIIIVSLSGRGDKDVEAIMKYVNPSEASFATQNFKGVTGHDAH
- the trpA gene encoding tryptophan synthase subunit alpha, yielding MTLTNQNRIDRKFAELKALGEPAFIPFITIGDPDLRTSVDIIKTLEQAGAAIVELGVPYSDPLADGPVIQRSSMRALGKHQISVRDCIEAAKLARSEGCQLPFILFTYYNPVLQFGLEKLFQTLADSDISGIIVPDLPMEEDEEVRTVAERFGIHIIPLVAPTSNARIHKIVSRASGFVYCVSSLGVTGARTSFHSGIDEFITTVRKSTDLPVAVGFGVSTNEQFARFSKTCDGIVVGSALVRQIEEALPLLESEATYRQGLLQISNFVRELIGK